The Neurospora crassa OR74A linkage group I, whole genome shotgun sequence genome segment TGAAATGTCTGTTGGCGCTTGTCGTGTTACATAAGAAAATAGATGGGGCGGTTAGAGGCTGGTCAGGTAGTAAAGGTAGTTGTTGCTTGGAGCCATAGGACCATGCCATTGCCAAAACTTTGTCCTCCTCTTGCtattcacacacacacactctctctttttccagTCAGATCCCGGACGGACTCGCAGCACTTCAGAAATCATCAGTACATTCCATCACCAGGAAAGCCGCCTCGTGAAGAATTGCCCGGGTTGAGCGCGCCTTGACTCGTCGTTGAAGAACCTGCGTCGCTACTAGGGGTGGCAGGCTCGACAACTCTGTTCCTGATGGTCATGATCCATTCATGCTGCAACAGCTCCATGGCAGTTGCGCGCTTGGTGGAATCCCGCATGAAACAGCGTCTCAGAAAATCGATGCCCTCAGGACTGAGCTGGTCTTGGCTGGGTAGCTGGGGCGGGTTTCCTTGGGCAATGTTGTACATGATAGCCCACTCGTTGTCCAGGTTCGCCCATGGCCTTCGGCCAGTTGCCATCTCAAGGATGACACAGCCAAGAGACCATATGTCAACCGCTCCAAAGTGACCGGCATTCTCACCCTTAATCACCTCGGGCGACATGTACATGGGCGTACCTGTCATCGACTTGTTGGGCTTGGTGCTGGCGACGTCTTGTACTAACGTCCGTCCCTGGCGGGCGATGAGTTTGGCCGCACCAAAATCGACATACTTAATTATGCCGTTATGATCGAGGAGGATATCTGTTAATTTACAGTTAGTACAGAACAACTAGGCAGAAAAAAGCAACTGTACAGCAAACTTACTTTCTGGCTTGATATCACGGTGAGCAATCTTAAGCTCATGAAGGTACGCAAGACCTTCGAGAAGTTGCAACGCGTAAACCATGATAACTTGTTCGTCCTCGATTCTGCCATGCTCCAACAAGTTGGCAAGAGAACCTCCGGAACAAAACTCCATGAACATGTACACGCGGTCTCGATGGACCTCGATACCATAGTAAGAAACTACGTTGGGATGGTCGACCGTCTCCAGAACACGCATTTCGTCCCTGATCTGACCAGCAATAGTGGGGATCAGTTTAGGATCTTGCAGGCGAATCTCCTTCACGGCCATCAGCTGGCCGGTATCAAGGTTCACAGCCGCGTAAACGTTGCCGAAAGTTCCACCTCCCACAAAGTGACCTTGCTGCCATCTCATGGTAAAGTTGGTCGCTGTGGAGGAGAGCCATGCAAGCGACCGATCCACCTCGTTAGAAGCCTCCAAGACTCTACCCATGGCAGATTGTTGCAGTAGGATCTCCTTTCTGTAGTTGTCGACTTTTGCCAACTCTTCGAGGCGATGTTCTTGGTAGTACTTGGCTGCTTCGTTGTCATCCAACATTTGACCTTTGTTCAGACGCTTGATCTGGTTGACGAGTCCCTCCAagcgcttcttctccgcctgGGCGGCCACGCTGGATCTGGCACCCATGATGTCGAAATGAGATATCAGAAGCGCCATGCACCCGGCAACCTTGGCTCTCAATCTTGCATACTCGTCTTCTCCGAGGCCGAGAATGTGTCTTCCACGCGTCATGCCCATGGCAAACTCCAGGGCCTGCACGGCCCAGCGGAAGGTTTTCCGGTCTGAAGAGATGCAGTCGTCACAGATGAAGCTTACCCAGTCCAAAGCAAGCTTGGTGAGTTTCAGGTTATTCATTGTGCGTCGATTGTTGTCCATGTACAGCAAAGACCGCTGGCCGAACTCGGTTGCAAAGATGAAGCATGTCTGGATTAGTTCTTGGCAATTGAGACCTCGTGTTTGTCGTCGGATGGCTTCCACACTGTCCATGAAAGCGTTCGAGAGCTTGAAGGCAACCTTGCGAATCTCCATGAGCCTGAAGTTGACCTTTTGCAGGTTTGACCTCTGCTCTACCACTGGGTCGACCTGCATATCGATCCTGTCGACAAAGGCCTTGCGCGCATTCAATAGTCTGGGTTGGCAGCCGCCGGCAATGAGTCGCATGTGCCCCAACTTGATGTCCAGGGGCTCATTGCGGACTCTGAGAGTGTGGACGGGCCCGAGCCACTGAGGTGGATCTTCGGCTTTAATGATGAGAAGGTAGGGATCCGATGGGTCCTCAATAGCGGCCTCATATGTGAAAGTGCCCATCAGCACTTGGATCTCATCGTCGCGGTTATGAAGTGTCGGGGAGGCAATGATGAGTATGTCTTTGTGTTCAGGACTGGCACTATAAACCTGGAAATGGCCCGTCTCTATCAGGCGGTCGTACAGTTGGTGGAGCATTTGAGGCTGCTCAAATGCGATTGTGTAATCGCATGCATTTTCATAGTTGTCGTTCAACATTCTAGAGAAACGCTGCAGCATTCGCTGCCGAACCCGAACGGAGTCTAGGATCTGTTTATATCGCTTGGTCATCTCAGGCACGCTTTCTTTTGGCCTTCGTTGAACCTCCTTTTCAAAAGTTTGGCTCAGTCGGTTCCAGGCTTTGTAGGTTAGAGAACTGAACTGTTCCGCGACTTCCACATCGCCGTGTGCCAAGTAACGCCCGATTTCGTTTCCAAAACCCCACTCTTGGAATAGCAGTTCGGCCTCCTTGAAGGTGTTCTTGTTGCCGCTGAGCTTCCAGTTCAACAGTTTGAAGTAGTACTTGAGCGCCTCCAGGATGACACGGTCGAAATCCTCATCAATACATGGGGGCAAGTCCCAACCGGGCTCCGGTCGAGCGATTTCCATGTACTCGCGCTTAATCTTGATGGCGAGCTTGAGAAGAACCTGGAACTGCGAGATCATTTGATCCTGCATCATGGGGTTTTGTTGTGCCGagtccttcatcttcttaGCATAAGCCAGCCGCATCTTGATGATCTCCTCAATGAGGCGTGAAGGGAAACTGATGAGGGTGAGCAGCTCCTCGATGTAAGGCGGGAGATGGCGCTTCTGGAAACCTTCGGCATTTTGAATAAGTgtgtccttggccttggtgatGACACGAGAGATGCCGTCGAgtctgctcttcttctttaggCTTTTCGGTTCGGAGCCTTTGTCTTCGTGCAGTGACTTgagaccctcctccttcatgaGACGATCCAGGAAAGATGATTCATCGCTGAGACCATTCCCGCTGGGTGATTTTTCCTTGGTGCGGGAGAAGTCGAGAGCATCGTTGCCGACCCACTTTTTCAAGATCGACAGCTCTGTGTTGATCATCTCATTGACGTTGTACCATGATATCACTGCGTCGCAGGTCTCCTGATAGGCCGAATAAACACCAGGCTTGAGGGCGGTCATGAGTTCCCTACTGGACGGGTAGAGGCTCTCGATTCTTTCGATTTTGTTAACCACATCGCGAACCTGTTCAAATGGCGGCTTTCCTGCCTCGCTCTCTCCAGCAATCGCAAAGTTGATAATGTCGTTAATGGAACGGTCCAGCGCTGCACGGGCATCTTCGACGACCCGTTTCTGGACTGGCAGGTGTCGACCACATAGCCTTGCCCGAATCCCAAGCCACAGCTCTACATTGTGAGCTGACTTTCCAAAGGCCTCATCATTGGAGCCAATGAGACGTTTCTTCTCTTGCCGCACAACATCACCGGTGAGCACAGCCTCCAGCATGCCGTGCCATTCTAGTCTCTCGCGGCTCTCGGGATCTCTCAGGTCTTCCTCGGTAATCTGGATATCCTCGTTACTGGCGAACATGATATGCGCATCATCGTAGCTGTCGAACGCGCCCTCGGAAGATGGCGTCTCGCCTTCGGAATCGGAATCGTACTGCTCGCCGGAGCCGTAAGCGTCAAAGTAGTCGTTGTTGTAGTCCTGTTGTCGTAATCTGCGCACATATTCTCTCTCCTGGGCTCTGAAGGTTGAAGTGCCGGCCAAGGGGCGTGGTCTGGAGCCATCACGGGCGTGGGGATTATTCGCCATATAGGACGAAGGCTGACCTTGTGGGGGCCTGCGCTGGTTGTAGGGCTGATAAGTGTTGGAAGGCGTCCTGGCAGGGGCGGTTGGGCGCTGTGGTCGTGACGGAGTCCCATTGGCATACGTCTCTGAGCTAGCACCGCGGCGACTGCTCGATCCATTGGCCAGGGGCAGGGAGCTGGTCAGGGACCCGGGCACCAGAGAAGGCACCGAGCCAGAATGACTCTCGACATATCGACTTAGAGAACCCAGCTCGTCAATCTGCTCTCGGACGTGGAGATCATCGTGGGCGTCCGTTGAGGGATTGGAATTATCCGAGTCGTTGGCACGGGGGTTCGGTCGGGACACGGTCTTGTGCTTGTCGAGCCGGGCAATCGGCTCATCGTCCGTCTGCGAGAAGCGCACAGCACGGGGAGAAAGCTCGCTGGCCATGGTGGGTTGAAGGGATGGAATGAGAGGTTAGATGGTCGATTGTTCAGCGGATGGTCGTCAACTGTTCACCGCCCAATGCGATACGAGGCCGTCCGTCCCGGAGAGGTCGGTCGCGGCCGCGGTCGATGGCGGTGTCGATGTCAATTTCGGAAGACTGGTATCAGTCAATGCCAGTGGCTGTGTGTGCTGTGAGCGTGTGTGTCTGCGTCTCGTGCTCGGCGTGTGGTTCAGTTGTTGGAAATGATGGTCGTCGGGGTCGTCGTCTATCTGTGGGAATCCTCGgtggtcgtcgttgtcgatgTCAAGTCAAGGAATGTATGTCTCGCTAAAGAGGCTGCAGCAAAATCACCCACTGCTTGGGGAAACAAGGCTGACACCAGGGCCCTGCTTGTCCATGGGGTGCAAGCCAGAATGAGGGGAGGGCCGTCAGAGCTCGATCAATTGATCGGGTATGTCAGCGAGCGGCGTGAAGAATGGAAAAACGGCTGTATCCAGTGTTTCGGGTTCGAAGACTGTCGCGGCCTGGAGCCCCTAGTGGCGGCGGAATAGGGGGAGTCCTTGCGTCGAGATGGAAGTGGATGAATGCAGCGATGCAAGCGACGTCCACGGCGGTCCCGGCCGTCGTCACCTCAAAGGTCAATTGGGACCTGGGCGCTTTCCACTTGTTCAGGTCGGGGTTAGGCAGGtcagataggtaggtaggtacagtaCTACCACCAGAGTCCGTCCGGCTTAGTCCAGTTTGGTCCGTGCCAGGGGCAGTGCGGTAGTGCGGTCGAGGTAAGGAGCAGTTGTCAGGCGGTCTGTCCTGCGAGGTAGCACTGGTCCCACCATAGAGATCGATATCGACAATGGGGCCGTCGGACAGCAGTAGGTGCCTAGTGTGTCGCCGACAAGTCAAAGGAGAGAAAGTTCGTGATAACTCTGGAGCTCTGACAGAGAAGGTGGAGAGAGGTGAAAAGTCCTACTTTGCCGAGTAGAGGTACAGGTGCATAGGGGGCAGCCCAGatcgaggtaggtaggtaccactGATTGGGCCTTCGGCTCCTCAT includes the following:
- the os-4 gene encoding MAP kinase kinase kinase SskB → MASELSPRAVRFSQTDDEPIARLDKHKTVSRPNPRANDSDNSNPSTDAHDDLHVREQIDELGSLSRYVESHSGSVPSLVPGSLTSSLPLANGSSSRRGASSETYANGTPSRPQRPTAPARTPSNTYQPYNQRRPPQGQPSSYMANNPHARDGSRPRPLAGTSTFRAQEREYVRRLRQQDYNNDYFDAYGSGEQYDSDSEGETPSSEGAFDSYDDAHIMFASNEDIQITEEDLRDPESRERLEWHGMLEAVLTGDVVRQEKKRLIGSNDEAFGKSAHNVELWLGIRARLCGRHLPVQKRVVEDARAALDRSINDIINFAIAGESEAGKPPFEQVRDVVNKIERIESLYPSSRELMTALKPGVYSAYQETCDAVISWYNVNEMINTELSILKKWVGNDALDFSRTKEKSPSGNGLSDESSFLDRLMKEEGLKSLHEDKGSEPKSLKKKSRLDGISRVITKAKDTLIQNAEGFQKRHLPPYIEELLTLISFPSRLIEEIIKMRLAYAKKMKDSAQQNPMMQDQMISQFQVLLKLAIKIKREYMEIARPEPGWDLPPCIDEDFDRVILEALKYYFKLLNWKLSGNKNTFKEAELLFQEWGFGNEIGRYLAHGDVEVAEQFSSLTYKAWNRLSQTFEKEVQRRPKESVPEMTKRYKQILDSVRVRQRMLQRFSRMLNDNYENACDYTIAFEQPQMLHQLYDRLIETGHFQVYSASPEHKDILIIASPTLHNRDDEIQVLMGTFTYEAAIEDPSDPYLLIIKAEDPPQWLGPVHTLRVRNEPLDIKLGHMRLIAGGCQPRLLNARKAFVDRIDMQVDPVVEQRSNLQKVNFRLMEIRKVAFKLSNAFMDSVEAIRRQTRGLNCQELIQTCFIFATEFGQRSLLYMDNNRRTMNNLKLTKLALDWVSFICDDCISSDRKTFRWAVQALEFAMGMTRGRHILGLGEDEYARLRAKVAGCMALLISHFDIMGARSSVAAQAEKKRLEGLVNQIKRLNKGQMLDDNEAAKYYQEHRLEELAKVDNYRKEILLQQSAMGRVLEASNEVDRSLAWLSSTATNFTMRWQQGHFVGGGTFGNVYAAVNLDTGQLMAVKEIRLQDPKLIPTIAGQIRDEMRVLETVDHPNVVSYYGIEVHRDRVYMFMEFCSGGSLANLLEHGRIEDEQVIMVYALQLLEGLAYLHELKIAHRDIKPENILLDHNGIIKYVDFGAAKLIARQGRTLVQDVASTKPNKSMTGTPMYMSPEVIKGENAGHFGAVDIWSLGCVILEMATGRRPWANLDNEWAIMYNIAQGNPPQLPSQDQLSPEGIDFLRRCFMRDSTKRATAMELLQHEWIMTIRNRVVEPATPSSDAGSSTTSQGALNPGNSSRGGFPGDGMY